The following proteins come from a genomic window of Streptococcus pneumoniae:
- the malQ gene encoding 4-alpha-glucanotransferase, producing the protein MKKRQSGVLMHISSLPGAYGIGSFGQSAYDFVDFLVRTKQRYWQILPLGATSYGDSPYQSFSAFAGNTHFIDLDILVEQGLLEASDLEGVDFGSDASEVDYAKIYYARRPLLEKAVKRFFEVGDVKDFEKFAQDNQSWLELFAEYMAIKEHFDNLAWTEWPDADARARKASALESYREQLADKLVYHRVTQYFFFQQWLKLKAYANDNHIEIVGDMPIYVAEDSSDMWANPHLFKTDVNGKATCIAGCPPDEFSVTGQLWGNPIYDWEAMDKDGYKWWIERLRESFKIYDIVRIDHFRGFESYWEIPAGSDTAAPGEWVKGPGYKLFAAVKEDLGELNIIAEDLGFMTDEVIELRERTGFPGMKILQFAFNPEDESIDSPHLAPANSVMYTGTHDNNTVLGWYRNEIDDATREYMARYTNRKEYETVVHAMLRTVFSSVSFMAIATMQDLLELDEAARMNFPSTLGGNWSWRMTEDQLTPAVEEGLLDLTTIYRRINENLVDLKK; encoded by the coding sequence ATGAAAAAACGTCAAAGTGGTGTGTTGATGCACATCTCTTCTCTTCCAGGAGCTTACGGAATCGGATCATTTGGTCAAAGTGCTTACGACTTCGTTGATTTCTTGGTCCGTACAAAACAACGTTACTGGCAAATCCTTCCATTAGGAGCAACTAGTTACGGGGATTCTCCTTACCAATCTTTCTCAGCCTTCGCAGGAAACACTCATTTTATCGATTTAGATATCTTGGTGGAGCAAGGTTTGTTGGAAGCAAGTGACCTTGAAGGAGTTGACTTTGGTAGCGATGCGTCTGAAGTTGACTATGCTAAAATCTACTATGCACGTCGTCCTCTTTTAGAAAAAGCGGTGAAACGTTTCTTTGAAGTCGGAGATGTTAAAGATTTTGAGAAATTTGCTCAAGACAACCAATCATGGCTTGAGCTCTTTGCTGAGTATATGGCTATCAAAGAGCATTTTGACAATCTTGCTTGGACTGAATGGCCAGATGCAGATGCTCGTGCTCGTAAAGCTTCAGCACTTGAAAGCTATCGTGAGCAATTGGCAGACAAGTTGGTTTACCACCGTGTGACTCAATACTTCTTCTTCCAACAATGGTTGAAATTGAAAGCTTACGCTAACGACAACCACATCGAAATTGTTGGGGACATGCCAATCTACGTAGCGGAAGATTCAAGTGATATGTGGGCAAATCCACATCTCTTCAAAACAGATGTCAATGGTAAGGCTACTTGTATCGCAGGATGCCCACCAGATGAGTTTTCTGTAACTGGTCAGCTTTGGGGTAATCCAATCTATGACTGGGAAGCAATGGACAAAGACGGCTACAAATGGTGGATTGAACGCTTGCGTGAAAGCTTCAAAATCTACGATATCGTTCGTATCGACCACTTCCGTGGCTTCGAATCTTACTGGGAAATCCCTGCTGGTTCCGATACAGCAGCACCTGGTGAGTGGGTGAAAGGTCCAGGCTACAAACTTTTTGCAGCCGTTAAGGAAGACCTTGGTGAGCTAAACATCATCGCAGAAGACCTTGGCTTCATGACAGATGAAGTGATCGAATTGCGTGAACGTACTGGCTTCCCAGGAATGAAGATTCTTCAATTTGCCTTCAACCCAGAAGACGAAAGCATTGATAGCCCACACTTGGCACCTGCTAACTCAGTTATGTACACAGGAACACACGATAACAATACGGTTCTTGGTTGGTACCGTAATGAGATTGATGATGCGACTCGTGAGTACATGGCTCGTTACACGAACCGTAAAGAATACGAAACAGTGGTACACGCTATGCTTCGTACAGTATTTTCATCAGTTAGCTTTATGGCAATTGCAACTATGCAAGATTTACTAGAATTGGATGAGGCAGCTCGTATGAACTTCCCATCTACCCTTGGTGGAAACTGGTCTTGGCGTATGACTGAAGATCAATTGACACCAGCTGTCGAGGAAGGTTTGCTTGACTTGACAACAATTTATCGCCGAATTAATGAAAATTTGGTAGATTTAAAGAAATAA
- the glgP gene encoding glycogen/starch/alpha-glucan family phosphorylase, producing MLSLQEFVQNRYNKTIAECSNEELYLALLNYSKLASSQKPVNTGKKKVYYISAEFLIGKLLSNNLINLGLYDDVKKELAAAGKDLIEVEEVELEPSLGNGGLGRLAACFIDSIATLGLNGDGVGLNYHFGLFQQVLKNNQQETIPNAWLTEQNWLVRSSRSYKVPFADFTLTSTLYDIDVTGYETATKNRLRLFDLDSVDSSIIKDGINFDKTDIARNLTLFLYPDDSDRQGELLRIFQQYFMVSNGAQLIIDEAIEKGSNLHDLADYAVVQINDTHPSMVIPELIRLLTARGIELDEAISIVRSMTAYTNHTILAEALEKWPLEFLQEVVPHLVPIIEELDRRVKAEYKDPAVQIIDESGRVHMAHMDIHYGYSVNGVAALHTEILKNSELKAFYDLYPEKFNNKTNGITFRRWLMHANPRLSHYLDEILGDGWHHEADELEKLLSYEDKAAVKEKLESIKAHNKRKLARHLKEHQGVEINPNSIFDIQIKRLHEYKRQQMNALYVIHKYLDIKAGNIPARPITIFFGGKAAPAYTIAQDIIHLILCMSEVIANDPAVAPHLQVVMVENYNVTAASFLIPACDISEQISLASKEASGTGNMKFMLNGALTLGTMDGANVEIAELVGEENIYIFGEDSETVIDLYAKAAYKSSEFYAREAIKPLVDFIVSDAVLAAGNKERLERLYNELINKDWFMTLLDLEDYIKVKEQMLADYEDRDAWLDKVIVNISKAGFFSSDRTIAQYNEDIWHLN from the coding sequence ATGTTATCACTACAAGAATTTGTACAAAATCGTTACAATAAAACCATTGCAGAATGTAGCAATGAAGAGCTTTACCTTGCTCTTCTTAACTACAGCAAGCTTGCAAGCAGCCAAAAACCAGTCAACACTGGTAAGAAAAAAGTTTACTACATCTCAGCTGAGTTCTTGATTGGTAAACTCTTGTCAAACAACTTGATTAACCTTGGTCTTTACGACGATGTTAAAAAAGAACTTGCAGCTGCAGGTAAAGACTTGATCGAAGTTGAAGAAGTTGAATTGGAACCATCTCTTGGTAATGGTGGTTTGGGACGTTTGGCTGCCTGCTTTATCGACTCAATTGCTACTCTTGGTTTGAATGGTGACGGTGTTGGTCTTAACTACCACTTTGGTCTTTTCCAACAAGTTCTTAAAAACAACCAACAAGAAACAATTCCAAATGCATGGTTGACAGAGCAAAACTGGTTGGTTCGCTCAAGCCGTAGCTACAAAGTACCATTTGCAGACTTTACTTTGACATCAACTCTTTACGATATTGATGTTACTGGTTATGAAACAGCGACTAAAAACCGCTTGCGTTTGTTTGACTTGGATTCAGTTGATTCTTCTATTATTAAAGATGGTATCAACTTTGACAAGACAGATATCGCTCGCAACTTGACTCTCTTCCTTTACCCAGATGATAGTGACCGTCAAGGTGAATTGCTCCGTATCTTCCAACAATACTTCATGGTTTCAAACGGTGCGCAATTGATCATCGACGAAGCAATCGAAAAAGGAAGCAACTTGCATGACCTTGCTGACTACGCAGTTGTCCAAATCAACGATACTCACCCATCAATGGTGATTCCTGAATTGATTCGTCTTTTGACTGCACGTGGTATCGAGCTTGACGAAGCAATCTCAATTGTTCGTAGTATGACTGCCTACACTAACCACACAATCCTTGCTGAAGCGCTTGAAAAATGGCCTCTTGAATTCTTGCAAGAAGTGGTTCCTCACTTGGTACCAATCATCGAAGAATTGGACCGTCGTGTGAAGGCAGAGTACAAAGATCCAGCTGTTCAAATCATCGATGAGAGCGGACGTGTTCACATGGCTCACATGGATATCCACTACGGATACAGTGTTAACGGGGTTGCAGCACTCCATACTGAAATCTTGAAAAATTCTGAGTTGAAAGCCTTCTACGACCTTTACCCAGAAAAGTTCAACAACAAAACAAACGGTATCACTTTCCGTCGTTGGCTTATGCATGCTAACCCAAGATTGTCTCACTACTTGGATGAGATTCTTGGAGATGGTTGGCACCATGAAGCAGATGAGCTTGAAAAACTGTTGTCTTATGAAGACAAAGCAGCTGTCAAAGAAAAATTGGAAAGCATCAAGGCTCACAACAAACGTAAATTGGCTCGTCACTTGAAAGAACACCAAGGTGTGGAAATCAATCCAAATTCTATCTTTGATATCCAAATCAAACGTCTTCACGAGTACAAACGCCAACAAATGAACGCTTTGTACGTGATCCACAAATACCTTGACATCAAAGCTGGTAACATCCCTGCTCGTCCAATCACAATCTTCTTTGGTGGTAAAGCAGCTCCAGCCTACACAATCGCTCAAGATATCATTCACTTGATCCTTTGCATGTCAGAAGTTATTGCTAACGATCCAGCAGTAGCTCCACACTTGCAAGTAGTTATGGTTGAAAACTACAACGTTACCGCAGCAAGCTTCCTTATCCCAGCATGTGATATCTCAGAACAAATCTCACTTGCTTCTAAAGAAGCTTCAGGTACTGGTAACATGAAATTCATGTTGAACGGAGCTTTGACACTTGGTACTATGGACGGTGCTAACGTGGAAATCGCTGAGTTGGTTGGAGAAGAAAACATCTACATCTTCGGTGAAGATTCAGAAACTGTTATCGACCTTTACGCAAAAGCAGCTTACAAATCAAGCGAATTCTACGCTCGTGAAGCTATCAAACCATTGGTTGACTTCATCGTTAGTGATGCAGTTCTTGCAGCTGGAAACAAAGAGCGCTTGGAACGTCTTTACAATGAATTGATCAACAAAGACTGGTTCATGACTCTTCTTGACTTGGAAGACTACATCAAAGTCAAAGAGCAAATGCTTGCTGACTACGAAGACCGTGACGCATGGTTGGATAAAGTCATCGTTAACATTTCTAAAGCAGGATTCTTCTCATCTGACCGTACAATCGCTCAGTATAACGAAGACATCTGGCACTTGAACTAA
- a CDS encoding putative RNA methyltransferase, translated as MNTNLKPKLQRFASATAFACPICQENLTLLETNFKCCNRHSFDLAKFGYVNLAPQIKQSANYDKENFQNRQQILEAGFYQAILDAVSDLLASSKTTTTILDIGCGEGFYSRKLQESHSEKTFYAFDISKDSVQIAAKSEPNWAVNWFVGDLARLPIKDANMDILLDIFSPANYGEFRRVLSKDGILIKVIPTENHLKEIRQRVQDQLTNKEYSNQDIKEHFQEHFTILSSQTASLTKTITAEQLQALLSMTPLLFHVDQSKIDWSKLTEITIEAEILVGKAF; from the coding sequence ATGAATACAAATCTCAAGCCCAAACTTCAGCGTTTTGCTTCTGCGACTGCCTTTGCCTGTCCTATCTGTCAAGAAAATCTGACTCTGTTAGAGACTAATTTCAAGTGCTGCAACCGTCATTCTTTTGACTTGGCGAAATTTGGCTATGTCAATCTAGCACCTCAAATCAAGCAATCTGCTAACTATGACAAGGAAAATTTTCAAAACCGTCAACAAATCCTAGAAGCCGGCTTTTACCAAGCTATCTTAGATGCTGTATCTGACTTGCTTGCAAGCTCAAAAACTACCACAACAATTTTGGATATCGGTTGTGGTGAAGGATTCTATTCTCGCAAACTACAAGAAAGTCACTCTGAAAAAACTTTCTATGCCTTTGACATCTCCAAAGATTCAGTCCAAATCGCTGCTAAAAGTGAACCCAACTGGGCAGTCAATTGGTTCGTTGGCGACTTGGCACGACTTCCTATAAAAGACGCTAACATGGATATTCTGCTTGATATCTTCTCACCTGCCAACTATGGAGAATTTCGTCGCGTTTTATCCAAAGACGGTATCTTGATAAAGGTTATCCCAACTGAAAATCACCTCAAAGAAATCCGTCAAAGAGTACAGGACCAGCTGACAAACAAGGAGTATTCTAACCAAGATATCAAGGAGCATTTCCAGGAACACTTTACCATCCTATCTAGTCAAACTGCCTCTCTGACTAAGACTATCACAGCAGAACAACTCCAAGCCCTACTCAGTATGACTCCTCTCCTCTTTCACGTTGACCAGAGCAAAATTGACTGGAGCAAACTGACAGAGATTACCATCGAAGCAGAGATTTTGGTTGGGAAAGCATTCTAA
- a CDS encoding DUF6110 family protein — protein sequence MLKEVLTVAKVAKKSSLFLGGVAFGTLGLKILASKEAKKGYSKALAKAYKLKDELDASVSVVKQHGDDVLQDAKYLYEQEKKEEQLDSLIGE from the coding sequence ATGTTAAAAGAAGTATTAACCGTTGCAAAAGTTGCGAAAAAATCTTCATTATTTTTGGGTGGTGTCGCATTTGGTACCCTTGGTTTGAAAATCTTAGCAAGTAAGGAAGCTAAAAAAGGTTATTCTAAAGCTTTGGCTAAGGCTTACAAGTTGAAAGACGAGCTAGATGCATCTGTTTCTGTTGTGAAGCAACATGGAGACGATGTCTTGCAAGATGCCAAATATTTGTACGAGCAAGAGAAAAAAGAAGAGCAATTAGATAGCCTTATAGGTGAATAA
- a CDS encoding heavy metal translocating P-type ATPase, translated as MSFKVLHRGYQHIRLSSSFSLTLDIQDYLRSLARDEKGIESIQFYMDQQHFTLRIKEGFSVLDNAEAFLKRIDKGKVSELMTLPIRREESAYSIVSGAAVKRVLFRSFVPYPIRYIWTCYQALGYIREAYQTLARKELTMEVLDCSAILLSLFMNQSKTASNIMFMLDLGNHLDQWSLKKTATDLEQSLLAKESDVFLVQGDTVVSIKSSDVQIGDVLILSQGNEILFDGQVVSGLGMVNESSLTGESFPVEKRESDLVCANTVLETGELRIRVTDNQMNSRILQLIKLMKKSEENKKTKQRYFIKMADKVVKYNFLGAGLTYLLTGSFSKAISFLLVDFSCALKISTPVAYLTVIKEGLNREMVIKDGDVLEKYLEVDTFLFDKTGTITTSYPIVEKVLPFGDYSEEDILRISACLEEHIYHPIANAIVKQAEIEGIEHEEMHGKLQYIASKGIKSHIDGQPVLIGNYVLMQDEQIHISSEQNALIEEYKSHYNLLFLAYQNELIGMFCIHTPLRKEAKTALDKLKAQGKKLILATGDTLIRTEELVKDLPFDQVYTDLKPDGKFELVEKLQKAGHTILMVGDGLNDSAALTLSDIGVVMNESADISKQMSDILLLDNRLDFFQELDSLSSSLQTLIKKNIQDTVVVNSSLIGFGLFNWLSPSNLSILHNLTTLRIVLRSLSIKNR; from the coding sequence ATGTCTTTTAAAGTGCTACATAGAGGATACCAACATATCCGACTATCATCTTCTTTTTCACTTACCTTGGATATTCAAGACTATCTTCGTTCCTTGGCGAGAGATGAAAAGGGGATTGAGTCTATCCAGTTTTACATGGATCAACAGCACTTTACTCTACGCATAAAAGAAGGCTTTTCTGTATTAGATAATGCAGAAGCCTTTTTAAAAAGAATTGATAAAGGGAAAGTTTCTGAGTTGATGACTCTTCCCATTCGTAGAGAAGAGAGTGCTTATTCTATTGTTTCAGGTGCAGCGGTTAAGCGTGTACTTTTTCGTAGTTTTGTGCCGTATCCTATTCGCTATATATGGACTTGTTATCAGGCTTTGGGTTATATTAGAGAAGCCTATCAAACACTAGCGCGTAAGGAACTAACGATGGAAGTCTTGGACTGTTCGGCTATTTTATTGTCTTTGTTTATGAACCAATCCAAGACAGCTAGCAATATCATGTTTATGCTTGATTTGGGGAATCATTTAGATCAATGGTCCTTGAAAAAAACTGCAACAGATTTAGAACAGAGTCTTCTTGCAAAAGAGAGCGATGTATTCCTAGTACAGGGCGATACGGTTGTTAGTATCAAGAGTTCCGATGTTCAAATAGGAGATGTCTTGATCTTATCTCAAGGAAATGAAATTCTGTTTGATGGACAAGTAGTTTCAGGTTTAGGTATGGTCAACGAAAGTTCCTTGACAGGAGAGAGTTTTCCAGTTGAAAAAAGAGAGTCTGATTTGGTTTGTGCAAATACAGTATTAGAAACTGGAGAGTTACGCATTCGTGTAACAGATAATCAGATGAACAGCCGTATTTTACAGCTGATTAAGTTGATGAAGAAATCTGAAGAAAACAAGAAAACGAAACAACGCTATTTCATCAAGATGGCGGATAAAGTCGTCAAATATAATTTCTTGGGGGCTGGGCTGACTTACCTATTGACAGGTTCTTTTTCTAAGGCTATTTCTTTCCTATTGGTCGATTTCTCCTGCGCTTTGAAAATCTCTACTCCTGTAGCTTATTTGACAGTTATCAAGGAAGGGTTGAACCGTGAAATGGTGATTAAGGATGGAGATGTTCTGGAGAAATATCTGGAAGTTGATACTTTCTTGTTTGATAAGACAGGAACAATCACAACTAGTTATCCTATAGTTGAAAAGGTGTTACCTTTTGGAGACTATAGTGAGGAAGATATTCTCAGAATCAGTGCCTGTCTTGAGGAACACATTTATCATCCTATTGCTAATGCCATCGTCAAGCAAGCTGAGATAGAGGGAATTGAACATGAGGAAATGCATGGGAAACTCCAATATATCGCAAGCAAGGGGATCAAATCTCATATAGATGGCCAACCAGTTCTTATTGGGAATTATGTCTTGATGCAGGATGAGCAGATTCATATCAGTTCAGAACAAAATGCTTTAATTGAAGAGTACAAGAGTCACTACAATCTCTTATTCTTGGCTTATCAAAATGAATTGATTGGAATGTTCTGCATTCATACTCCTTTGAGAAAAGAAGCAAAAACAGCCTTGGATAAACTTAAGGCACAGGGGAAAAAATTGATTCTGGCAACAGGAGACACCTTGATTAGGACAGAGGAATTAGTCAAAGATTTGCCCTTTGATCAGGTCTATACAGACTTGAAACCTGATGGGAAATTTGAGTTAGTAGAGAAACTGCAGAAAGCAGGTCACACTATTTTGATGGTTGGAGATGGATTGAATGACTCAGCGGCTTTAACTCTATCAGATATCGGTGTGGTGATGAATGAGAGTGCAGATATTTCTAAGCAGATGAGTGATATCTTATTGTTAGATAATCGTTTGGATTTCTTCCAAGAGTTGGATTCGTTATCATCATCTTTGCAAACACTCATCAAGAAAAATATTCAAGATACCGTTGTCGTAAATAGTAGTTTGATTGGCTTTGGCTTATTTAATTGGCTCAGTCCTTCAAATCTCTCTATCTTACATAATCTAACAACCTTGCGCATTGTCCTGCGTAGCCTGTCTATTAAAAATAGATAG
- the tyrS gene encoding tyrosine--tRNA ligase, with amino-acid sequence MHIFDELKERGLIFQTTDEEALRKALEEGQVSYYTGYDPTADSLHLGHLVAILTSRRLQLAGHKPYALVGGATGLIGDPSFKDAERSLQTKDTVDGWVKSIQGQLSRFLDFENGENKAVMVNNYDWFGSISFIDFLRDIGKYFTVNYMMSKESVKKRIETGISYTEFAYQIMQGYDFFVLNQDHNVTLQIGGSDQWGNMTAGTELLRRKADKTGHVITVPLITDATGKKFGKSEGNAVWLNPEKTSPYEMYQFWMNVMDADAVRFLKIFTFLSLDEIEDIRKQFEAAPHERLAQKVLAREVVTLVHGEEAYKEALNITEQLFAGNIKNLSVKELKQGLRGVPNYQVQADEHNNIVELLVSSGIVNSKRQAREDVQNGAIYVNGDRIQDLDYVLSDADKLENELTVIRRGKKKYFVLTY; translated from the coding sequence ATGCACATTTTTGATGAGCTAAAAGAGCGTGGTTTGATATTTCAAACGACTGATGAAGAAGCTTTGCGTAAAGCCCTAGAAGAAGGTCAAGTTTCTTATTATACTGGCTACGATCCAACTGCTGACAGCCTTCACCTAGGCCACCTTGTCGCAATCTTGACAAGTCGTCGCTTGCAACTAGCAGGTCACAAACCTTATGCGCTCGTTGGCGGTGCTACAGGTCTCATCGGAGATCCGTCCTTCAAAGATGCTGAACGTAGTCTCCAAACAAAAGACACAGTAGATGGCTGGGTCAAGTCTATCCAAGGACAACTTTCTCGTTTTCTTGACTTTGAAAATGGCGAAAACAAGGCTGTCATGGTCAACAACTACGACTGGTTTGGCAGCATCAGCTTCATTGACTTCCTCCGTGACATTGGAAAATACTTCACGGTCAACTACATGATGAGTAAGGAATCTGTTAAAAAACGGATCGAAACAGGAATTTCTTACACTGAGTTCGCTTACCAAATCATGCAAGGGTACGACTTCTTCGTCCTTAACCAAGACCATAATGTCACTCTTCAAATCGGTGGTTCTGACCAGTGGGGAAATATGACAGCTGGTACCGAATTGCTTCGTCGTAAGGCGGACAAGACTGGTCACGTTATCACTGTTCCACTAATCACAGATGCAACTGGTAAAAAATTTGGTAAATCAGAAGGAAATGCCGTCTGGCTCAATCCCGAAAAGACTTCTCCATACGAAATGTACCAATTCTGGATGAACGTGATGGACGCTGACGCTGTTCGCTTCTTAAAAATCTTTACTTTCTTGTCACTTGATGAGATTGAAGATATTCGTAAACAATTTGAAGCAGCGCCACACGAACGCTTGGCTCAAAAAGTCTTGGCTCGTGAAGTTGTTACACTTGTTCACGGAGAAGAAGCCTACAAAGAAGCACTTAACATCACTGAGCAACTCTTTGCAGGAAACATCAAAAACCTTTCTGTCAAAGAGCTCAAACAAGGACTTCGTGGTGTGCCAAACTACCAAGTACAGGCAGACGAACACAACAATATCGTGGAACTGCTCGTCTCATCTGGTATAGTTAACTCAAAACGCCAAGCCCGTGAAGACGTCCAAAACGGAGCCATCTACGTAAACGGCGACCGCATCCAAGACCTTGACTATGTCTTGAGTGACGCTGATAAGTTAGAGAATGAACTGACTGTTATCCGTCGTGGGAAGAAGAAATACTTTGTATTGACTTACTAA
- the pbp1b gene encoding penicillin-binding protein PBP1B — protein sequence MQNQLNELKRKMLEFFQQKQKNKKSARPGKKGSSTKKSKTLDKSAIFPAILLSIKALFNLLFVLGFLGGMLGVGIALGYGVALFDKVRVPQTEELVNQVKDISSISEITYSDGTVIASIESDLLRTSISSEQISENLKKAIIATEDEHFKEHKGVVPKAVIRATLGKFVGLGSSSGGSTLTQQLIKQQVVGDAPTLARKAAEIVDALALERAMNKDEILTTYLNVAPFGRNNKGQNIAGARQAAEGIFGVDASQLTVPQAAFLAGLPQSPITYSPYENTGELKSDEDLEIGLRRAKAVLYSMYRTGALSKDEYSQYKDYDLKQDFLPSGTVTGISRDYLYFTTLAEAQERMYDYLAQRDNVSAKELKNEATQKFYRDLAAKEIENGGYKITTTIDQKIHSAMQSAVADYGYLLDDGTGRVEVGNVLMDNQTGAILGFVGGRNYQENQNNHAFDTKRSPASTTKPLLAYGIAIDQGLMGSETILSNYPTNFANGNPIMYANSKGTGMMTLGEALNYSWNIPAYWTYRMLRENGVDVKGYMEKMGYEIPEYGIESLPMGGGIEVTVAQHTNGYQTLANNGVYHQKHVISKIEAADGRVVYEYQDKPVQVYSKATATIMQGLLREVLSSRVTTTFKSNLTSLNPTLANADWIGKTGTTNQDENMWLMLSTPRLTLGGWIGHDDNHSLSRRAGYSNNSNYMAHLVNAIQQASPSIWGNERFALDPSVVKSEVLKSTGQKPGKVSVEGKEVEVTGSTVTSYWANKSGAPATSYRFAIGGSDADYQNAWSSIVGSLPTPSSSSSSSSSSSDSSNSSTTRPSSSRARR from the coding sequence ATGCAAAATCAATTAAATGAATTAAAACGAAAAATGCTGGAATTTTTCCAGCAAAAACAAAAAAATAAAAAATCAGCTAGACCTGGCAAGAAAGGTTCAAGTACCAAAAAATCTAAAACCTTAGATAAGTCAGCCATTTTCCCAGCTATTTTACTGAGTATAAAAGCCTTATTTAACTTACTCTTTGTACTCGGTTTTCTAGGAGGAATGTTGGGAGTTGGGATTGCTTTGGGGTACGGAGTGGCCTTATTTGACAAGGTTCGGGTGCCTCAGACAGAAGAATTGGTGAATCAGGTCAAGGACATCTCTTCTATTTCAGAGATTACCTATTCGGACGGGACGGTGATTGCTTCCATAGAGAGTGATTTGTTGCGCACTTCTATCTCATCTGAGCAAATTTCGGAAAATCTGAAGAAGGCTATCATTGCGACAGAAGATGAACACTTTAAAGAACATAAGGGTGTAGTACCCAAGGCGGTGATTCGTGCGACCTTGGGGAAATTTGTAGGTTTGGGTTCCTCTAGTGGGGGTTCAACCTTGACCCAGCAACTAATTAAACAGCAGGTGGTTGGGGATGCGCCGACCTTGGCTCGTAAGGCGGCAGAGATTGTGGATGCTCTTGCCTTGGAACGCGCCATGAATAAAGATGAGATTTTAACGACCTATCTCAATGTGGCTCCCTTTGGCCGAAATAATAAGGGACAGAATATTGCAGGGGCTCGGCAAGCAGCTGAGGGAATTTTCGGTGTAGATGCCAGTCAGTTGACTGTTCCTCAAGCAGCATTTTTAGCAGGACTTCCACAGAGTCCCATTACTTACTCTCCTTATGAAAATACTGGGGAGTTGAAGAGTGATGAAGACCTAGAAATTGGCTTAAGACGGGCTAAGGCAGTTCTTTACAGTATGTATCGTACAGGTGCATTAAGCAAAGACGAGTATTCTCAGTACAAGGATTATGACCTTAAACAGGACTTTTTACCATCGGGCACGGTTACAGGAATTTCACGAGACTATTTATACTTTACAACTTTGGCAGAAGCTCAAGAACGTATGTATGATTATCTAGCTCAGAGAGACAATGTCTCCGCTAAGGAGTTGAAAAATGAGGCAACTCAGAAGTTTTATCGAGATTTGGCAGCCAAGGAAATTGAAAATGGTGGTTATAAGATTACTACTACCATAGATCAGAAAATTCATTCTGCCATGCAAAGTGCGGTTGCTGATTATGGCTATCTTTTAGACGATGGAACAGGTCGTGTAGAAGTAGGGAATGTCTTGATGGACAACCAAACAGGTGCTATTCTAGGCTTTGTAGGTGGTCGTAATTATCAAGAAAATCAAAATAATCATGCCTTTGATACCAAACGTTCGCCAGCTTCTACTACCAAGCCCTTGCTGGCCTACGGTATTGCTATTGACCAGGGCTTGATGGGAAGTGAAACGATTCTATCTAACTATCCAACAAACTTTGCTAATGGCAATCCGATTATGTATGCTAATAGCAAGGGAACAGGGATGATGACCTTGGGAGAAGCTCTGAACTATTCATGGAATATCCCTGCTTACTGGACCTATCGTATGCTCCGTGAAAATGGTGTTGATGTCAAGGGTTATATGGAAAAGATGGGTTACGAGATTCCTGAGTACGGTATTGAGAGCTTGCCAATGGGTGGTGGTATTGAAGTCACAGTTGCCCAGCATACCAATGGCTATCAGACCTTAGCTAATAATGGAGTTTATCATCAGAAGCATGTGATTTCAAAGATTGAAGCAGCAGATGGTAGAGTGGTGTATGAGTATCAGGATAAACCGGTTCAAGTCTATTCAAAAGCTACTGCGACGATTATGCAGGGATTGCTACGAGAAGTTCTATCTTCTCGTGTGACAACAACCTTCAAGTCTAACCTGACTTCTTTAAATCCTACTCTGGCTAATGCAGATTGGATTGGGAAGACTGGTACAACCAACCAAGACGAAAATATGTGGCTCATGCTTTCGACACCTAGATTAACCCTAGGTGGCTGGATTGGGCATGATGATAATCATTCATTGTCACGTAGAGCAGGTTATTCTAATAACTCTAATTACATGGCTCATCTGGTAAATGCGATTCAGCAAGCTTCCCCAAGCATTTGGGGGAACGAGCGCTTTGCTTTAGATCCTAGTGTAGTGAAATCGGAAGTCTTGAAATCAACAGGTCAAAAACCAGGGAAGGTTTCTGTTGAAGGAAAAGAGGTAGAGGTCACAGGTTCGACTGTTACCAGCTATTGGGCTAATAAGTCAGGAGCGCCAGCGACAAGTTATCGCTTTGCTATTGGCGGAAGTGATGCGGATTATCAGAATGCTTGGTCTAGTATTGTGGGGAGTCTACCAACTCCATCCAGCTCCAGCAGTTCAAGTAGTAGTTCTAGCGATAGCAGTAACTCAAGTACTACACGACCTTCTTCTTCAAGGGCGAGACGATAA